Proteins from one Aquila chrysaetos chrysaetos chromosome 5, bAquChr1.4, whole genome shotgun sequence genomic window:
- the FADS6 gene encoding fatty acid desaturase 6, whose amino-acid sequence MPLEDGDPVRQRGQRVNGEVSGTPRLGGTGDPPLRGTPAPDGSRTEAMAEGREPGPALGDRDVSPGGGPQQAGQREEALMSELSELVQKVVKSSSWWERYGVDIGILACSFLLLPAGFLCLRSAQAIPFLAGVLTLGVVHHTLTVKGSHLASHNALTESKSWGKVWAIFFIELCSAFTAEQGTYNHVKIHHGYTNVIGLGDSSTWKLPFLNRYVYMFIAPLAVPIITPLVALDLLRNVEWKVALRTLCCMFLGLYCHYWLLLHVSGFQSPWSALLCMLLTRSLLAHPYIHVNIFQHIGLPMFAADRKPKRIHLMSLGVLNLPRNALLDWSFGHSLISCHVEHHLFPSLSDNMCLKIKPIVSQYLKQKKLPYNEDTYASRLRLFLQRYEELMVHAPPITELVGIQ is encoded by the exons ATGCCGCTGGAGGACGGGGACCCGGTGAGGCAGAGGGGACAGCGGGTCAACGGCGAGGTCAGCGGTACCCCCCGGCTTGGGGGGACGGGAGACCCCCCGCTCCGGGGCACGCCGGCGCCCGACGGCAGCAGGACGGAGGCGATGGCAGAGGGCCGGGAGCCGGGGCCAGCACTGGGTGACAGGGACGTgagccccggggggggcccGCAGCAAGCAGGGCAGCGTGAGGAAGCCCTGATGAGCGAACTCTCGGAGCTGGTGCAGAAGGtggtgaagagcagcagctggtgggaaCGGTACGGCGTGGATATCGGCATCCTCGCCTGCagcttcctcctgctcccagcag GGTTCCTGTGCCTGCGGTCAGCCCAGGCCATCCCTTTCCTGGCGGGTGTCCTCACCCTCGGCGTGGTGCATCACACCTTGACCGTGAAGGGCAGTCATCTAGCCAGCCACAACGCCTTGACGGAGTCCAAGTCCTGGGGCAAAGTCTGGGCCATCTTCTTCATTGAG ctctgctcagctttCACGGCCGAGCAAGGCACCTACAACCACGTGAAGATCCACCACGGCTACACCAATGTCATCGGCCTGGGGGACTCCAGCACCTGGAAGCTTCCTTTTCTGAACCGCTACGTCTACATGTTCATCGCACCTCTCGCGGTGCCCATCATAACCCCTCTGGTTGCTCTTG ATTTGTTGAGGAACGTGGAATGGAAAGTAGCTCTCCGGACCCTCTGCTGCATGTTTCTGGGTCTTTACTGCCATTATTGGCTGCTGCTCCACGTCTCGGGCTTCCAGTCGCCGTGGTCCGCCCTGCTCTGTATGCTGCTCACCCGCTCCCTCCTGGCCCATCCCTACATCCACGTCAACATATTCCAG CACATCGGCCTCCCCATGTTCGCGGCCGATCGGAAACCCAAGCGGATCCACCTCATGAGCCTGGGTGTCCTCAACCTGCCCCGCAACGCCCTGCTCGACTGGTCCTTTGGCCACTCGCTCATCAGCTGCCATGTGGAGCATCACCTCTTCCCCAGCCTCTCCGACAACATGTGCCTGAAG ATCAAACCCATCGTCTCCCAGTACCTGAAGCAGAAGAAGCTGCCGTACAACGAGGACACCTACGCCTCCAGGCTCCGGCTCTTCCTCCAGAGATACGAGGAGCTGATGGTCCACGCTCCCCCCATAACAGAGCTGGTGGGCATCCAGTGA